The proteins below come from a single Candidatus Edwardsbacteria bacterium genomic window:
- a CDS encoding 5'-nucleotidase C-terminal domain-containing protein, whose amino-acid sequence MFKKYKIIIASLIFLIAGTAQAKEWQHLVILHTNDIHGHLPQEEAWWINPNFPPPIGNAAAVATIIKEERQRAEQNGWGFLLVEGGDIFQGTPLGEFTKGRAVIDFMNLMGYDAMTVGNHDYDKGQEILKDLISAAKFPTLGANLLDSATGGTVDYLKPYIVLDRGGLRIGIFGLITHYLRGMATPEHIQGLDIAKESATAKQMVDSLKAQNVDLIIGLLHTGFRHDKAIADTVAGIDVIIGSHSHTGLRTAYEDPRHHTIIVQTFGHLTTIGKLDLMIDPDTRRIVGYNSELKELFTEAVPQDTMVDRIVSESAARAEKGFDEPVGRSLADIKRGGGDKESSIGNFVCDAMMEATGADIAFQNSAGIKADIMKGEITYRSLYKVDAFGNYLVTMDMTGSQVIRACETSVLGYHAIFQVGGLQMTYDTKKPVWKRVVGVSVNGQPIDSAKVYKVVTNNFLGAGGGNYKIFQEGANRSDTYIQLRQAMVDYVRKRSPIEARIEGRIRKAEGGGELLK is encoded by the coding sequence ATGTTCAAGAAATATAAAATTATAATCGCGTCCCTGATCTTTCTGATAGCCGGGACCGCCCAGGCCAAGGAATGGCAGCATCTGGTGATCCTGCACACCAACGACATCCACGGCCACCTGCCCCAGGAGGAGGCCTGGTGGATCAATCCGAACTTTCCGCCCCCCATCGGAAATGCCGCGGCGGTGGCCACCATCATCAAGGAGGAGCGCCAGCGGGCCGAGCAGAACGGCTGGGGCTTCCTGCTGGTGGAGGGCGGGGACATCTTCCAGGGGACCCCGCTGGGGGAGTTCACCAAGGGCCGGGCGGTGATAGACTTCATGAACCTGATGGGCTACGATGCCATGACGGTGGGCAATCACGATTACGACAAGGGGCAGGAGATACTTAAGGATCTGATCTCGGCGGCAAAGTTTCCGACTCTGGGGGCCAACTTGCTGGATTCCGCCACCGGGGGCACGGTTGACTATCTCAAACCATATATTGTTCTGGACCGGGGCGGATTGAGGATCGGCATCTTCGGCCTGATCACCCATTACCTGCGCGGCATGGCCACCCCGGAACATATCCAGGGCCTGGATATCGCCAAGGAGTCGGCCACCGCCAAGCAGATGGTGGATTCGCTCAAGGCCCAGAATGTCGACCTGATCATCGGCCTGCTGCACACCGGCTTCCGGCACGACAAGGCCATCGCCGACACCGTGGCCGGCATCGATGTGATCATCGGGTCCCACAGCCACACCGGGCTGCGCACCGCCTACGAGGATCCCAGGCATCACACCATCATCGTCCAGACCTTCGGGCATCTGACCACCATCGGGAAACTGGACCTGATGATAGACCCGGACACCAGGCGGATAGTGGGATACAACAGCGAACTGAAGGAACTGTTCACCGAGGCGGTCCCCCAGGATACCATGGTGGACCGGATAGTGTCCGAAAGTGCAGCCCGGGCCGAAAAGGGGTTTGATGAGCCGGTGGGCCGGTCCCTGGCGGATATCAAGCGCGGCGGGGGCGACAAGGAGAGCTCCATCGGGAACTTTGTATGCGACGCCATGATGGAGGCCACCGGAGCCGACATCGCTTTCCAGAATTCGGCCGGCATCAAGGCCGACATCATGAAGGGCGAGATAACCTACCGCAGCCTCTACAAGGTGGACGCCTTCGGCAATTACCTGGTGACCATGGATATGACCGGCAGCCAGGTGATCAGGGCCTGCGAGACCAGCGTGCTGGGCTACCACGCCATTTTCCAGGTGGGGGGCCTGCAGATGACCTACGACACCAAAAAACCGGTCTGGAAAAGGGTGGTCGGTGTTTCCGTAAACGGCCAGCCCATCGACAGCGCCAAGGTCTACAAAGTGGTCACCAATAATTTTCTGGGGGCCGGCGGCGGCAATTACAAGATCTTTCAGGAGGGGGCCAATCGCTCGGATACCTACATCCAGCTGAGGCAGGCCATGGTGGACTATGTCCGGAAAAGATCGCCCATAGAGGCCAGGATCGAGGGCCGGATAAGAAAAGCGGAAGGAGGCGGAGAGTTGCTCAAATGA
- a CDS encoding CehA/McbA family metallohydrolase translates to MRMTFRILFLCLLMIRAGASQAEYRCFYGNLHAHTSYSDGESTPDTAYAYARDVARVDVQALTEHNNGGSFGGVSYSITPEHYQNLRLIADTITAPGRFVALSGQEVGSIGSSGFGHINIWEAPGLWPYNNSDLLGCYSWILEQGHPAMYCHPDSSWNSNFNDLYYYQDYDRAMDLIEVINSSTLYEDAYFRALEKGWHVGASSNQDNHRRDWGNRVNSYGNIPLTGIWADTLTKAAVLEALQARRTTAMEVSPADDRIELLLSVDGRYQGQHFIRQEGTAKIRIEARASTSFASLLLYSNGIPSDTFNLIPASNQTVWELDKSIGLGTVYYFVKALQTDGDRAWTSPIHIDGVSEKSPVVTWPTPIRNFARIVFTPLSGATSVKAVIFDLSGQKIREITGSQPDLPIGWDGKDARGRQVMNGVYFIRLEQRSATETRTSLGKTMVSR, encoded by the coding sequence ATGAGGATGACATTCAGGATACTGTTTTTATGCCTGCTGATGATCCGGGCTGGCGCCAGCCAGGCGGAGTACCGATGTTTTTACGGCAACCTGCATGCCCACACCAGCTATTCCGACGGCGAAAGCACCCCCGACACCGCCTACGCCTACGCCCGGGATGTGGCCCGGGTGGATGTTCAGGCCCTGACCGAGCACAACAACGGCGGGAGCTTCGGCGGGGTAAGCTATTCCATCACCCCCGAGCATTACCAGAACCTGAGGCTGATCGCCGACACCATCACCGCGCCGGGCCGGTTCGTGGCCCTGTCCGGACAGGAGGTGGGCAGCATCGGCAGCTCCGGCTTCGGCCACATCAACATCTGGGAGGCCCCCGGGCTGTGGCCCTACAACAACAGCGACCTGCTGGGCTGTTATTCCTGGATCCTGGAACAGGGACACCCGGCCATGTACTGCCATCCCGATTCCTCCTGGAACAGCAATTTCAACGATCTTTATTATTACCAGGATTACGACCGGGCCATGGACCTGATCGAAGTGATCAACAGCAGCACCCTTTACGAGGACGCCTACTTCAGGGCCCTGGAGAAGGGCTGGCATGTGGGGGCCTCGTCCAACCAGGACAACCATCGCCGGGACTGGGGGAACCGGGTGAATTCCTACGGCAACATCCCGCTGACCGGGATCTGGGCCGACACCCTGACCAAAGCGGCCGTCCTGGAGGCCCTGCAGGCCCGCCGCACCACCGCCATGGAGGTCAGCCCGGCCGATGACCGGATAGAGCTGCTGCTTTCGGTGGACGGCCGCTATCAGGGCCAGCATTTCATCCGGCAGGAGGGGACGGCAAAGATCAGGATCGAAGCCCGGGCATCCACCAGCTTCGCCAGCCTGCTGCTTTACAGCAACGGCATTCCGTCCGATACTTTCAATCTGATCCCGGCCTCCAACCAGACCGTCTGGGAGCTGGACAAGAGCATTGGATTGGGCACGGTGTATTATTTTGTCAAGGCCCTGCAGACCGACGGCGACCGGGCCTGGACCAGCCCGATCCATATAGATGGGGTATCCGAGAAGAGCCCGGTGGTCACCTGGCCCACTCCCATAAGGAATTTTGCCCGGATCGTTTTCACCCCCCTGTCCGGCGCAACTTCGGTCAAGGCGGTCATCTTCGACCTGTCCGGGCAGAAGATAAGGGAGATAACCGGAAGCCAGCCCGATCTGCCGATCGGCTGGGACGGAAAGGATGCCCGGGGCCGCCAGGTGATGAACGGCGTTTATTTCATCCGGCTGGAACAGAGATCAGCCACCGAAACCAGGACCTCCCTGGGGAAAACGATGGTGTCCCGATGA
- a CDS encoding DHH family phosphoesterase: MPESHTTPRPANPADWASLQKAAAIMNRACRENRIIAVWGHDDIDGIASVAIMLDALRGKTEVIYYIPPKSVTHYGLDREVIDKLLARGASLLITVDSGISSIDEAEYAAAKGLELIITDHHELPPRLPKAVCLLNPKIPEEGRPTPHLAGAGVALYLAAALDGESSDDWLEKHPQRTAWAALATITDRVPMTSENWQMVRSGLGFIDGNEVIGRLNDLLGISSEQGLSPRMISQTYVSLLSSGISQGFSHETLELLQGDFDPRHWQERYSEEQLWLNRMEDQVAAKTEMALADPHPLKVLEDDQLPWSLVGPVAGGVRDRTGLPVIILGRKNGLTAGECRGFEPFDFVALLNELKRFFLQHGGHKPAAGFTVLEGREKELMEALKEYGLRNQSLILKAKPSKKTDHKLVRLSEIDPILPEMLLRAPFGPANQPPVCEFENLLLPQYSQPGDRYWLKYLMASQKNQDFASCKCRCILDVTHKGNFYLDLLEIKANNG; encoded by the coding sequence ATGCCGGAGAGCCACACCACGCCCAGGCCGGCAAACCCGGCTGATTGGGCTTCGCTGCAAAAAGCGGCGGCGATCATGAACCGGGCCTGCCGGGAGAATCGGATCATCGCCGTTTGGGGCCATGACGACATCGACGGCATTGCCAGCGTCGCCATCATGCTGGATGCCCTGCGGGGCAAGACAGAGGTGATCTATTACATCCCCCCCAAGTCCGTCACCCATTACGGCCTGGACCGGGAGGTGATCGATAAGCTGCTGGCCCGGGGGGCCTCGCTGTTGATAACCGTGGACTCCGGCATCTCCAGCATAGATGAGGCGGAATATGCCGCGGCCAAGGGGCTGGAACTGATCATCACCGACCACCACGAACTTCCTCCCCGGCTGCCGAAGGCTGTCTGTCTGCTCAACCCCAAGATCCCGGAGGAGGGGCGTCCCACCCCCCATCTGGCCGGAGCCGGGGTGGCCCTGTATCTGGCGGCAGCGTTGGACGGGGAATCATCTGATGACTGGCTGGAAAAACATCCCCAGCGGACGGCCTGGGCGGCCCTGGCCACCATCACCGACCGGGTGCCGATGACCTCTGAGAACTGGCAGATGGTCCGGAGCGGATTGGGGTTCATCGACGGCAACGAAGTCATCGGCAGGTTGAACGATCTGCTGGGAATATCCAGCGAACAGGGCCTGTCGCCCAGGATGATCTCCCAGACCTATGTGAGCCTGCTGTCCTCGGGCATCTCCCAGGGGTTTAGCCATGAGACCCTGGAGCTGCTGCAGGGTGATTTTGATCCCCGGCATTGGCAGGAGCGGTACTCGGAGGAGCAGCTCTGGCTGAACCGGATGGAGGACCAGGTGGCGGCCAAGACCGAAATGGCCCTGGCCGACCCCCATCCCCTTAAAGTGCTGGAGGATGATCAACTGCCCTGGAGCCTGGTGGGGCCGGTGGCCGGCGGGGTCCGGGACCGGACCGGGCTGCCGGTGATAATCCTGGGCCGCAAGAACGGCCTGACCGCCGGGGAATGCCGGGGCTTCGAACCGTTCGATTTCGTGGCCCTGCTTAACGAGCTGAAAAGGTTCTTTCTCCAGCATGGCGGGCACAAACCGGCGGCCGGCTTCACGGTACTGGAGGGCCGGGAGAAGGAGCTGATGGAGGCCCTTAAGGAATACGGCCTCCGCAATCAATCTTTGATCCTGAAAGCGAAACCATCAAAAAAAACCGACCATAAACTTGTTCGGCTGTCGGAGATCGATCCGATCCTGCCGGAGATGCTTTTGCGGGCGCCCTTCGGCCCGGCCAACCAGCCGCCGGTCTGCGAATTTGAAAATTTGCTTTTGCCCCAATACAGCCAGCCGGGCGACCGCTATTGGCTGAAATATCTTATGGCCAGCCAGAAAAATCAGGATTTTGCAAGCTGCAAATGCCGTTGTATCCTGGATGTCACCCATAAGGGTAATTTCTATTTGGATCTTTTGGAGATCAAAGCAAACAATGGTTAA
- the ugpC gene encoding sn-glycerol-3-phosphate ABC transporter ATP-binding protein UgpC: MAEVLLENLTKVYDKKVTAVSRVDLKINNGEFLVLVGPSGCGKTTILRMIAGLEEITEGKVSIDSAVVNDVAPKDRNVAMVFQNYALYPHMTVFDNIAFGLKMAKMDKALIREKVGKTADMLDMGKYLDRKPKALSGGQRQRVALARAIVKSPKVFLFDEPLSNLDAQLRTQTRAELKRLQQQLNTTAIYVTHDRTEAMTLGDRIAVIKDGRLHQVGEPLAIYNDPADLFVANFIGTPGINLIPGNMTSAAGKFAFKNNQIEKELPHISSGAENGTPVLLGVRPENISLVKEGEGFKTVVDLVEQLGGESLIYTTSPDGYKVIARSFGNVKLEQNSHISLDFRSSEAHLFRESDGQRIR, translated from the coding sequence ATGGCGGAAGTATTGCTTGAAAACCTTACCAAGGTGTATGACAAAAAGGTCACGGCGGTAAGCCGGGTGGATCTGAAGATCAACAACGGCGAATTTCTGGTTCTGGTGGGCCCGTCGGGCTGCGGCAAGACCACCATCCTCAGGATGATCGCCGGGCTGGAGGAGATCACCGAGGGCAAGGTTTCTATCGATAGTGCTGTGGTCAACGATGTCGCTCCCAAGGACCGCAACGTAGCCATGGTCTTTCAGAATTATGCCCTTTATCCCCACATGACGGTGTTTGACAACATCGCCTTCGGGCTGAAGATGGCCAAGATGGACAAGGCCCTGATCAGGGAAAAGGTGGGCAAGACGGCCGATATGCTGGACATGGGAAAATACCTGGACCGGAAACCCAAGGCCCTGTCCGGCGGCCAGCGCCAGAGGGTGGCCCTGGCCCGGGCCATCGTCAAATCGCCCAAGGTCTTTTTGTTCGACGAGCCGCTGTCCAACCTGGATGCCCAGCTCAGGACCCAGACCCGGGCCGAGCTGAAGCGGCTCCAGCAGCAGTTGAACACCACCGCCATCTATGTCACCCACGACCGGACCGAGGCCATGACCCTGGGCGACCGGATAGCCGTCATCAAGGACGGACGGCTGCACCAGGTGGGCGAGCCCCTGGCCATCTACAATGATCCGGCCGACCTGTTCGTGGCCAATTTCATCGGCACCCCGGGGATCAACCTGATCCCGGGAAACATGACATCCGCCGCCGGCAAGTTTGCCTTCAAGAACAATCAGATCGAAAAGGAGCTGCCGCATATCTCCTCCGGTGCGGAGAACGGCACCCCGGTTTTGCTGGGAGTACGGCCGGAGAACATATCGCTGGTAAAGGAAGGGGAGGGATTCAAGACCGTGGTGGACCTGGTGGAGCAGCTGGGTGGTGAATCGCTGATCTACACCACCTCGCCAGACGGATACAAGGTCATCGCCCGGAGCTTCGGCAATGTCAAGCTGGAGCAGAACAGCCACATCAGCCTGGATTTCAGATCTTCCGAGGCCCATCTATTCAGGGAGTCCGACGGGCAGAGGATAAGATAG
- a CDS encoding tetratricopeptide repeat protein, giving the protein MSHNISKHRLKHDEFAEDMAKTINLFRKYSTEILAVLVGALIIVIGLFFVAQNRTKNEREANLLLGSAHAALFSGDAQQSRQGYEDIIKRFGSTESAKEAMVNLGNLNFQMRNQEEALKYYQRAVQAKPKSYLLMSAAIGGVAACYEQSGDFNKAAEEYMQIFQRYPKQNYVSLNAMLSAGRCYRAAGNNIKARETYQSIVSKYPDDQNAQKARSALAMLPPAE; this is encoded by the coding sequence GTGTCGCATAATATCAGCAAGCACCGGCTGAAACACGACGAGTTCGCCGAAGACATGGCCAAGACCATAAACCTGTTCCGGAAATACAGCACCGAGATCCTGGCCGTCCTGGTGGGGGCCCTGATCATTGTGATCGGATTATTCTTCGTGGCCCAGAACCGGACCAAGAACGAGCGGGAGGCCAACCTGCTTCTGGGATCGGCCCATGCCGCCCTGTTCAGCGGCGACGCCCAGCAGTCCCGCCAGGGATACGAGGACATCATCAAGCGTTTCGGCAGCACCGAATCGGCCAAGGAGGCCATGGTCAACCTGGGCAATCTAAACTTCCAGATGCGTAACCAGGAGGAGGCCCTGAAGTATTATCAGCGGGCGGTCCAGGCCAAGCCCAAAAGCTATCTGCTGATGTCGGCCGCCATCGGCGGGGTGGCCGCCTGCTATGAGCAGTCGGGTGATTTCAATAAAGCTGCCGAGGAATATATGCAGATATTCCAGCGCTATCCCAAACAGAACTATGTTTCGCTTAACGCCATGCTGTCAGCCGGCCGGTGCTACCGGGCGGCCGGAAACAATATCAAAGCTCGCGAGACATATCAGAGCATCGTCAGCAAATATCCCGATGACCAGAACGCCCAGAAGGCCCGGTCGGCCCTGGCCATGCTTCCGCCGGCGGAATGA